The Maniola hyperantus chromosome 12, iAphHyp1.2, whole genome shotgun sequence genome has a segment encoding these proteins:
- the LOC117987234 gene encoding terpene synthase-like isoform X2, protein MQVRGKQLRVRIVLAFNHWLRLPEHKLNYIVDTVDMLHNGTLLIDDIQDNSKVRRGLPSAHCVYGLPLTINTSLHVIFLVLERVLKLGPRGAEIYAEETLEVIRGQGIDIYWRDNFICPTEEEYTDMLKQKTGHMFLLAVRLCQQFSLYERDLSQLVLHMGLYFQIRDDYCNIRQQEALEEWPGLEDKQARKDNSFCEDISEGKFSLPIIHAMKSPERNQILHILRQRTEDVYLKKYCVSLLEKTGSLQYTRGVLEDLDRSARAEVARLGGNPDLEAVLDELMSWKD, encoded by the exons ATGCAGGTGCGCGGCAAGCAGCTGCGAGTGAGGATCGTTCTTGCCTTCAACCACTGGCTGCGCTTGCCTGAGCACAAGCTGAACTACATCGTCGACACTGTGGACATGCTGCACAATGGAACTCtgct GATCGACGATATTCAAGACAACTCTAAGGTGCGACGAGGCCTACCGTCAGCCCACTGCGTGTATGGACTTCCTCTCACAATCAATACATCGCTGCACGTCATATTCCTAGTGTTGGAGCGAGTTTTGAAGTTGGGCCCTAGG GGAGCAGAAATATATGCTGAAGAAACTTTAGAGGTGATTCGTGGCCAGGGCATTGACATTTATTGGAGGGACAACTTCATCTGTCCCACTGAAGAGGAGTATACAGATATGCTCAAACAAA AAACTGGGCACATGTTCTTGTTGGCGGTTCGTCTGTGCCAGCAGTTTAGCTTGTATGAACGTGATTTGAGCCAACTGGTCCTGCACATGGGTCTTTACTTCCAGATTAGAGATGACTATTGCAATATCAGGCAACAGGAG GCCCTAGAGGAGTGGCCGGGCTTGGAAGATAAACAG GCTCGGAAGGACAACAGCTTTTGCGAAGACATTTCGGAGGGCAAGTTCAGTTTGCCGATCATACACGCGATGAAGTCTCCAGAAAGAAACCAGATATTGC ATATTCTACGCCAAAGAACTGAAGACGTATATCTGAAGAAATACTGCGTGTCTTTGCTGGAGAAAACCGGCAGCTTGCAGTACACGCGAGGCGTGCTCGAGGACCTAGACCGATCAGCCAGAGCCGAG gtggctcgtcttggcggcaATCCGGACTTGGAGGCTGTTCTTGACGAACTTATGTCCTGGAAAGATTAa
- the LOC117987234 gene encoding terpene synthase-like isoform X1 has translation MDNNGSNCEHSELYLENELLAPYTHLMQVRGKQLRVRIVLAFNHWLRLPEHKLNYIVDTVDMLHNGTLLIDDIQDNSKVRRGLPSAHCVYGLPLTINTSLHVIFLVLERVLKLGPRGAEIYAEETLEVIRGQGIDIYWRDNFICPTEEEYTDMLKQKTGHMFLLAVRLCQQFSLYERDLSQLVLHMGLYFQIRDDYCNIRQQEALEEWPGLEDKQARKDNSFCEDISEGKFSLPIIHAMKSPERNQILHILRQRTEDVYLKKYCVSLLEKTGSLQYTRGVLEDLDRSARAEVARLGGNPDLEAVLDELMSWKD, from the exons ATGGATAACAACGGATCGAATTGCGAGCATAGCGAATTATATTTAGAAAAC GAGTTGCTGGCTCCATACACCCACCTGATGCAGGTGCGCGGCAAGCAGCTGCGAGTGAGGATCGTTCTTGCCTTCAACCACTGGCTGCGCTTGCCTGAGCACAAGCTGAACTACATCGTCGACACTGTGGACATGCTGCACAATGGAACTCtgct GATCGACGATATTCAAGACAACTCTAAGGTGCGACGAGGCCTACCGTCAGCCCACTGCGTGTATGGACTTCCTCTCACAATCAATACATCGCTGCACGTCATATTCCTAGTGTTGGAGCGAGTTTTGAAGTTGGGCCCTAGG GGAGCAGAAATATATGCTGAAGAAACTTTAGAGGTGATTCGTGGCCAGGGCATTGACATTTATTGGAGGGACAACTTCATCTGTCCCACTGAAGAGGAGTATACAGATATGCTCAAACAAA AAACTGGGCACATGTTCTTGTTGGCGGTTCGTCTGTGCCAGCAGTTTAGCTTGTATGAACGTGATTTGAGCCAACTGGTCCTGCACATGGGTCTTTACTTCCAGATTAGAGATGACTATTGCAATATCAGGCAACAGGAG GCCCTAGAGGAGTGGCCGGGCTTGGAAGATAAACAG GCTCGGAAGGACAACAGCTTTTGCGAAGACATTTCGGAGGGCAAGTTCAGTTTGCCGATCATACACGCGATGAAGTCTCCAGAAAGAAACCAGATATTGC ATATTCTACGCCAAAGAACTGAAGACGTATATCTGAAGAAATACTGCGTGTCTTTGCTGGAGAAAACCGGCAGCTTGCAGTACACGCGAGGCGTGCTCGAGGACCTAGACCGATCAGCCAGAGCCGAG gtggctcgtcttggcggcaATCCGGACTTGGAGGCTGTTCTTGACGAACTTATGTCCTGGAAAGATTAa